The DNA region ATGACGTTCAATTTAACAAACAAAGAGGCTCAATTTGATAAGATGAACCTCTCCTCGGGAGAGCTCGTTGAGATTGAAAATCCCATAAGCCTCAAGTGGAGCGCACTGAGGAGCTGGCTTATTCCATCGCTTATGGACTTCTTAAGCCAAAACACCCACGAAGAGTACCCGCAGAAAATTTTTGAAGTTGGAAAGGCGACACTAATAGACGAGAATGCCGAAACAAAGACGAGAAGCGAAGACAAGCTTGCCGTTGCACTTGCACATCCCAAGGTGACGTTCACTGAAGCTAAGGAGATTTTGGATGGCTTAATGAGGCACCTCGGCTTTGAGTACGAGCTCGAAGAAATAGAGCACGCATCATTCATTTCAGGAAGGGTTGGAAAGGTTATCGTTGAGGGCAAGGAGCTTGGAATAATTGGAGAAGTCCATCCACAAGTGCTCGAAAACTGGGGTTTAGAGATCCCTGTTGCCGTCTTTGAAGTCTTTTTAAGGCCCCTCTATAGAGGGAGCTTTCTCTGAGTTCAAAACTTTTATTTACTATCTCTTCTAACTCTTTAGGGTGATACAATGAATGTGTATCTGTTCATAGCTATTATTTTGGGCATCCTTGTGGGAATAACATTCCCAAAAATAATGGAGAAATACAAATATGCAGGGCGAATCAGCATCATGCTCCTTATGGCCGTTTCAAGTTTGTGGTACTGGAAAAGCGGCATGATAAAGTCTTCCTATTTATTCTTCGAGATATTTACTTGGCTCTCCTTCGATTTCGTGGATTATATAGAAGAGAAGGGCATAAGGGCATTGATTGCCATTGTTTTGATAGCGATTGGAACTTTGGGGATAACTCTCTACGAATTTGAGATGACATTTATAGACATTTTAGGGATTTTAATGAGCGCCGGCTTGGCATTATACGGCTTTATTTATTTGGGCTTCTTGGTGAGGCCTGAAGAAAAGGAAGGTAGAAAAGTCTAGTTTTTCTCTTTCTTTATCCTCTTTATCAGTTGAGAAAGCATTAGCTCAAAGTTCTCTATTGCACTCCATATTTCAACATCTCTTATGCATTCTATCTCCATACTCTCACCCCCATTTTGTTGTACTCTGCTTTGAATTTAAGGTTTGTCTCGATTTATTTGTCGTAAATCCAAATAATCTGCTCTGTATACGGGAAATTTTGAACATTTTTCTTTGATATTTATAAAGGTTTACATAATGAAAGGCAAGGATGAGCAGAGCGCAGCACTTACGAACAACTATGCACATTAAGGTATTAAAGTTTGAAATACTAGAAGGCCTAAGATGCCAAAATTCTCATAAAGCTTATATATTATGAGAGATTTAAAAATTTTTTGGCGATAGAAATGAGGATAGCCTTAAAGATAGCTTATGATGGCACTAAATTCTTCGGCTTTCAGCGCCAAAAAGATGTTAAAACAGTTGAGGGTGAGATAATTAGAACGCTCCAAAAACTGGGCATAATCGAAGACCCAAAGAGGAGCAATTTCAAAGGTGCCTCTAGAACTGACAGAGGGGTAAGCGCCTTTGGAAATGTTGTGGCTTTTGATACGGAAAACCCAAAGCTTGCCACTCCAAGAATTTTAAACCACCATTTAAGGGATATATGGGTTCTTGGAATTGCCCAAGTGCCCGAGGACTTTCATCCGCGCTATGCTGCGAAGGAGAAGGTCTATCGCTATTACCTCGTGGATGAAGGGTTTGATTTGGAGGCCATGGAGCGCTGTGCACGGCTCTTCTTAGGAACGCACAACTTCTCAAACTTTGCAAAGCTGGAGGAGTTCAAAAACCCTGTGAGAACTGTTAAGGAGATAAGCATAACTCAAAAGAATGGGCTTATAATGATGGAGTTTGTAGGTGAAAGCTTCCTTTGGGAGATGGTCAGGAGAATAGCAAATGCA from Palaeococcus pacificus DY20341 includes:
- the truA gene encoding tRNA pseudouridine(38-40) synthase TruA, whose protein sequence is MRIALKIAYDGTKFFGFQRQKDVKTVEGEIIRTLQKLGIIEDPKRSNFKGASRTDRGVSAFGNVVAFDTENPKLATPRILNHHLRDIWVLGIAQVPEDFHPRYAAKEKVYRYYLVDEGFDLEAMERCARLFLGTHNFSNFAKLEEFKNPVRTVKEISITQKNGLIMMEFVGESFLWEMVRRIANALKLCALGLLSEEEIRDMLELKSDKKVPPAPPENLVLWEIRYPNASFELDEYSIEKAKREFFERFSAAVIKASIFRDWLDAL